The Drosophila bipectinata strain 14024-0381.07 chromosome 2L, DbipHiC1v2, whole genome shotgun sequence genome has a segment encoding these proteins:
- the LOC108126931 gene encoding uncharacterized protein: protein MIEEVMELFLITAVVYFCANLKRPPNAWGYFHCACPIVMGILSAGLIHINK from the exons ATGATAGAGGAAGTCATGGAGTTGTTTCTCATCACTGCTGTAGTCTATTTTTGTGCCAATTTGAAGAGGCCGCCTAATGCTTGGGGATACTTTCATTGTGCCTGCCCGATCGTTATGGGTATACTTTCTGCCGGATTAATTCACATAAAT aaATAG
- the LOC108126711 gene encoding sarcocystatin-A-like codes for MFLAKLLLLCTACVLVIGNPEPFGGFTKLEGQALIDAQQLLNTALAKMDSGDGPHYRLLRVVEAYSRVVEGTSYKFTAVLIDENDVQKICQVDILNRILNLPMVVTVKCPNEAELTKQQSA; via the exons atgttcctAGCCAAGTTGCTGCTACTGTGCACCGCCTGTGTCCTAGTTATAGGCAACCCTGAGCCATTTGGAGGTTTTACCAAATTGGAGGGGCAGGCTCTGATAGATGCCCAGCAATTATTGAATACCGCTCTGGCTAAAATGGATTCCGGAGATGGACCTCATTACCG CCTCTTGAGGGTCGTGGAAGCCTACTCTCGGGTGGTTGAAGGCACCTCCTACAAATTCACCGCCGTGCTGATCGACGAAAATGACGTTCAAAAGATATGCCAAGTGGACATCTTGAATCGCATCTTGAACCTACCAATGGTGGTCACTGTCAAGTGCCCCAATGAGGCCGAACTGACCAAGCAGCAAAGTGCCTAA
- the Hrb27C gene encoding heterogeneous nuclear ribonucleoprotein 27C, translating into MEEDERGKLFVGGLSWETTQENLSRYFCRFGDIIDCVVMKNNESGRSRGFGFVTFADPTNVNHVLQNGPHTLDGRTIDPKPCNPRTLQKPKKGGGYKVFLGGLPSNVTETDLRTFFGRYGKVTEVVIMYDQEKKKSRGFGFLSFEEESSVEHVTNERYINLNGKQVEIKKAEPRDGSGGQNSNNSTVGGAYGKLGNECSHWGPHHAPINMMQGQNGQMGGPPLNMPIGAPNMMPGYQGWGTSPQQQQYGYGNSGPGSYQGWGAPPGPQGPPPQWSNYAGPQQTQGYGGYDMYNSTSTGAPSGPSGGGSWNTWNMPPNSAGPTGAPGAGAGTATDMYSRAQTWAAGGPSTTGPVGGMPRTGPGNSASKSGSEYDYGGYGSGYDYDYSNYVKQEGASNYAAGPRSAYGNDSSTQPPYAASQAV; encoded by the exons ATGGAGGAAGACGAAAGGGGCAAACTGTTTGTGGGCGGCCTATCCTGGGAGACGACGCAGGAGAATCTGTCGCGCTATTTCTGCCGCTTCGGAGACATCATCGACTGTGTGGTGATGAAGAACAATGAGAGCGGAAGGTCACGCGGCTTCGGCTTTGTAACCTTTGCCGATCCCACCAACGTCAACCACGTGCTGCAGAATGGTCCGCACACGCTGGACGGACGCACGATCGATCCGAAGCCGTGCAATCCGCGCACTCTGCAGAAGCCGAAGAAGGGCGGCGGCTACAAGGTCTTCCTGGGTGGCCTGCCATCGAACGTCACCGAGACGGATCTGCGTACTTTCTTTGGTCGATATGGCAAGGTCACCGAGGTGGTGATCATGTACGACCAGGAGAAAAAGAAGTCCCGCGGATTTGGCTTCCTCTCTTTCGAGGAAGAGTCGTCGGTGGAGCACGTTACTAACGAGCGCTACATCAATCTGAATGGCAAGCAG GTCGAGATCAAGAAGGCCGAGCCTCGTGATGGATCTGGTGGCCAGAACTCCAACAATAGCACCGTTGGCGGCGCCTATGGCAAGCTTGGCAACGAGTGCAGCCACTGGGGACCTCATCATGCTCCGATCAACATGATGCAGGGCCAAAATGGTCAGATGGGTGGACCTCCACTAAACATGCCCATCGGAGCGCCGAACATGATGCCTGGTTACCAGGGCTGGGGTACATctccgcagcagcagcagtatgGATATGGAAATAGCGGCCCGGGATCGTACCAAGGATGGGGAGCACCCCCAGGCCCCCAGGGACCTCCGCCGCAATGGTCTAACTACGCTGGACCACAGCAGACGCAGGGTTATGGCGGTTACGACATGTACAACTCTACTTCAACTGGAGCTCCTTCGGGACCATCAGGCGGCGGTAGCTGGAATACGTGGAACATGCCGCCCAACTCGGCCGGCCCGACTGGAGCccctggagctggagcaggcACTGCCACGGACATGTATTCGCGAGCTCAGACCTGGGCAGCGGGCGGTCCATCAACCACCGGGCCAGTAGGTGGCATGCCTCGCACCGGACCGGGAAACTCGGCTTCGAAGTCGGGATCTGAATACGATTACGGCGGCTATGGGTCCGGTTACGACTACGACTACAGCAACTACGTGAAGCAGGAAGGAGCCTCTAACTACGCAGCTGGACCGAGGTCGGCGTATGGCAACGACAGCTCCACGCAGCCACCCTATGCAGCCTCGCAGGCTGTCTAA
- the x16 gene encoding probable splicing factor, arginine/serine-rich 6, whose translation MSRHPSDRKVYVGDLGNNARKNDLEYVFGAYGSLRSVWIARNPPGFAFVEFESARDAADAVRGLDGRTVCGRRARVELSTGKYARSGGGGGGGGGGGGGRDRGGGGGGRGDDKCYECGGRGHFARHCRDRKPRRRRSNSLSRSRSTSRRRRTRSKSGTRSRSRSAGSVGRRSGRSNGREENGSATRYSDHERNGGSGAVESPPPPKRRYDDDDDDRVRPSRSRSRSRSASPAARRGSPPRRRADSSASRSPFRD comes from the exons ATGTCGCGGCATCCCAGCGATAGAAAGGTCTATGTCGGAGACCTGGGCAACAACGCCCGCAAGAACGACCTGGAGTATGTGTTTGGGGCCTATGGAAGTCTTCGCAGTGTTTGGATCGCCCGCAACCCACCGGGCTTCGCCTTTGTTGAGTTCGAGAGCGCCCGGGACGCGGCGGACGCTGTACGCGGATTGGACGGCCGGACTGTGTGTGGACGCAGGGCCCGTGTGGAACTGTCCACGGGCAAATACGCCAGAtctggcggtggtggtggaggaggcggcggtggaggaggaggacgcgACCGTGGAGGCGGTGGCGGAGGAAGAGGCGATGATAAGTGCTACGAGTGTGGCGGACGAGGACACTTTGCACGCCATTGCCGGGATCGGAAGCCCAGACGTCGCAG AAGCAACTCGCTGAGCAGATCTCGCAGTACATCCCGTCGTCGACGCACTCGCTCCAAGTCCGGCACCCGGTCACGCAGTCGCTCTGCTGGCTCCGTCGGCCGTCGCTCGGGACGATCAAATGGACGCGAGGAGAACGGTTCGGCGACCCGATACAGTGACCATGAACGCAACGGAGGCAGCGGAGCTGTGGAATCACCGCCACCGCCGAAGAGGCGCtacgacgacgatgatgatgatcgcGTGAGGCCCTCACGCTCCAGATCCAGATCCCGTTCGGCGTCACCGGCAGCGCGTCGTGGCTCGCCGCCCAGGCGCCGTGCCGATTCGTCCGCCTCACGATCCCCGTTCAGGGACTAG
- the nop5 gene encoding nucleolar protein 58 gives MFVLYETPAGYAIFKLLDEKKLEQVDNLYLEFETPERANKLLKLKHFEKFNDTTEALAAATAAVEGKVAKPLKKTLKKLLVDEVQSQLLVADAKLGTAIKDKLSVQCVYNTGVQELMRCIRQQADSLLGGLPKREMTAMALGLAHSLSRYKLKFSPDKIDTMIVQAQCLLDDLDKELNNYMMRAREWYGWHFPELGKIITDNIAFVKTIKLVGTRDQMSTADLSDILPEDVEEKVKEAAEISMGTEISEEDVLNIQCLCDEIISINDYRTHLYDYLKARMMAMAPNLTVLVGDTVGARLIAHAGSLINLAKHPSSTVQILGAEKALFRALKTKKDTPKYGLIYHAQLVGQASQKNKGKMSRSLAAKASLATRVDAFGEEATFELGAAHKVKLESRLRLLEEGNLRKISGTGKAKAKFEKYQAKSEVFTYQPEADNTLNIKKRKHSESEQTPIKKELIKEEPAEEEQEEAEIKSEKKKKKKKKQKDEEAPEEAAAPEPADEPTPAKKKKKSKHQE, from the exons ATGTTTGTTCTATACGAAACGCCGGCGGGCTACGCCATTTTCAAGTTGCTGGACGAAAAGAAACTCGAACAGGTAGACAATCTGTACCTGGAATTTGAGACTCCGGAGCGGGCCAACAAACTGTTGAAACTGAAACACTTTGAGAAATTCAACGACACCACAGAGGCGCTGGCCGCTGCCACGGCGGCGGTGGAGGGTAAGGTGGCCAAGCCGCTAAAGAAAACTCTCAAGAAGTTGCTCGTCGATGAGGTGCAGTCCCAGTTGCTGGTCGCTGACGCCAAGTTGGGCACCGCCATCAAGGACAAGTTGTCTGTGCAGTGCGTCTACAACACGGGTGTGCAGGAGCTGATGCGCTGCATTCGTCAGCAGGCCGACAGTCTGCTGGGTGGCCTGCCCAAGCGGGAAATGACTGCCATGGCTCTGGGTCTGGCCCACTCGCTGTCACGCTACAAGTTGAAATTTTCACCGGACAAAATCGACACGATGATCGTGCAGGCCCAGTGTCTGCTGGATGATCTGGACAAGGAGCTCAACAACTACATGATGAGGGCTCGCGAGTGGTACGGCTGGCATTTTCCCGAGCTGGGTAAGATCATCACAGACAACATTGCCTTCGTGAAGACCATTAAACTGGTGGGAACCAGGGACCAGATGTCCACGGCCGATCTGTCGGACATTCTGCCCGAAGACGTGGAGGAGAAGGTGAAGGAGGCGGCCGAGATATCGATGGGTACTGAAATCTCAGAGGAGGATGTGCTGAACATCCAGTGCCTGTGCGATGAAATCATTTCCATCAACGACTACCGCACCCATCTGTACGACTACCTCAAGGCCAGGATGATGGCCATGGCTCCCAATCTGACCGTCCTCGTGGGCGACACAGTGGGAGCACGATTGATTGCCCACGCGGGTTCCCTTATTAACCTGGCCAAGCATCCGTCGTCAACGGTACAAATTCTGGGCGCCGAAAAGGCCCTCTTCCGTGCCCTGAAGACCAAGAAGGACACACCGAAATACGGTCTTATCTACCACGCCCAGCTGGTGGGTCAGGCCAGCCAGAAAAACAAGGGAAAAATGTCGCGTTCACTTGCCGCCAAAGCATCGCTGGCCACCAGAGTGGACGCCTTCGGTGAGGAAGCCACGTTCGAGCTGGGAGCTGCGCACAAGGTGAAGCTGGAGTCGCGCCTCCGGCTGTTGGAGGAAGGAAACCTGCGCAAGATTTCCGGCACCGGCAAGGCCAAGGCGAAGTTCGAGAAGTACCAGGCCAAGAG TGAGGTGTTCACGTACCAACCCGAGGCGGATAACACCTTGAACATTAAGAAGCGTAAGCACTCGGAGTCCGAACAGACTCCCATCAAGAAGGAGCTGATCAAGGAGGAGCCTgccgaggaggagcaggaggaggctGAGATCAAGTcggagaagaagaagaagaaaaagaagaagcagaagGATGAGGAGGCTCCAGAAGAGGCAGCAGCGCCAGAGCCCGCTGACGAGCCCACACCAgccaagaaaaagaagaagtcCAAGCACCAGGAGTAG
- the Wee1 gene encoding wee1-like protein kinase → MAFRQSEHEMSVTSLDSSVELRSRSPSPQPFNPRKLRFADDDFDKDTPEGASPLPNQPKKKMSIEQGASSTTSGNGDVSMSPPCQKVRALRLFSTPATPKTILQKSTTQCSNHLSAVAAAMNASRRSEEPYRLAERPRSLPLHNRNIPAQDTANVNPFTPDSLLAHNKKRCRTQFGRENVNLNVSAMQKYLLSDTWDDEAAEEAGDSREIHQQAPKRLALHDTNISRFKREFMQVSVIGVGEFGVVFQCVNRLDGCIYAIKKSKKPVAGSSFEKRALNEVWAHAVLGKHDNVVRYYSAWAEDDHMLIQNEFCDGGSLHARIQDHCLGEAELKIVLMHVIEGLRYIHSNDLVHMDLKPENIFSTKNPNAYKHVEEHSQQNKDDDGMDSVYEELRHSENLVTYKIGDLGHVTSVKEPYVEEGDCRYLPKEILQEDYSNLFKADIFSLGITLFEVAGGGPLPKNGPEWHKLRNGEVPILPSLSRDFNELIAQMMHPDPEKRPTSQSIFSHPILSAVDSKSKLQLGLELTVEKRKNEILMNKLREAKKQIKLLEQRVNILAVNNNPDSLDGQRCLRSFTRRMRTPFSHGNFDNLADRNKNVITNI, encoded by the exons ATGGCATTCCGCCAGTCGGAACACGAGATGAGCGTCACTTCGCTGGATTCTAGCGTCGAGCTGCGATCGCGGTCTCCATCGCCGCAGCCCTTCAATCCGCGAAAGCTTCGCTTCGCCGACGATGATTTTGACAAGGACACGCCAGAGGGGGCCAGTCCGCTGCCGAACCAACCAAAGAAAAAGATGTCCATAGAGCAGGGAGCCAGTAGTACCACTAGTGGGAATGGAGATGTTTCCATGTCGCCACCGTGCCAAAAGGTGCGGGCTCTACGCCTCTTCAGCACCCCCGCCACTCCGAAAACGATCCTCCAAAAGTCCACCACCCAGTGCAGCAACCATCTATCGGCAGTCGCAGCTGCCATGAATGCATCCCGACGCAGTGAGGAGCCCTACCGCCTGGCGGAGCGCCCACGATCCTTGCCGCTGCACAACCGCAACATTCCCGCCCAGGACACGGCCAATGTTAATCCCTTCACCCCAGACA GTCTCTTGGCTCACAACAAGAAGCGGTGCCGCACTCAGTTCGGACGAGAGAACGTCAACCTGAACGTGAGTGCCATGCAGAAGTACTTGCTCAGCGACACCTGGGACGACGAGGCCGCAGAGGAGGCCGGCGACTCCCGGGAGATCCATCAGCAGGCGCCGAAGCGACTGGCGCTGCACGACACCAATATCAGTCGGTTCAAGCGTGAGTTCATGCAGGTCAGCGTGATCGGAGTGGGGGAATTCGGTGTGGTGTTCCAATGTGTTAACCGGCTGGACGGCTGCATCTATGCGATCAAGAAAAGCAAGAAGCCGGTGGCAGGCAGCTCCTTCGA GAAAAGAGCCCTTAACGAGGTTTGGGCCCATGCCGTATTGGGGAAACACGATAACGTAGTTAGATACTACTCAGCCTGGGCGGAGGATGACCATATGCTGATACAGAATGAGTTCTGCGATGGTGGCAGCTTGCATGCACGCATTCAAGACCACTGCTTGGGGGAAGCCGAACTAAAGATTGTGCTGATGCATGTTATCGAAGGCCTGCGCTACATCCACTCCAATGACCTGGTGCACATGGACCTCAAGCCGGAGAACATCTTCTCGACAAAGAATCCCAACGCCTACAAGCATGTCGAAGAGCATTCGCAGCAGAACAAAGATGACGATGGCATGGATAGCGTTTACGAGGAGCTGCGACATTCAGAGAACTTGGTCACGTACAAGATCGGTGACCTCGGCCATGTGACATCAGTTAAGGAGCCGTACGTCGAGGAGGGCGACTGTCGATACTTGCCCAAGGAGATACTGCAGGAGGACTACTCGAATCTCTTCAAGGCGGATATCTTTTCGCTTGGCATCACGCTCTTTGAGGTGGCCGGCGGTGGTCCGCTGCCGAAGAATGGTCCGGAATGGCACAAGCTGCGGAATGGCGAGGTGCCCATTCTGCCCAGCTTAAGCCGGGATTTCAATGAACTAATAGCCCAGATGATGCATCCGGATCCAGAGAAAAGGCCAACATCGCAGTCCATATTCAGTCATCC AATTTTGAGCGCCGTTGACTCCAAGAGCAAGCTGCAGCTCGGCCTGGAGCTGACCGTAGAGAAGCGGAAGAACGAGATTCTGATGAATAAGCTCAGGGAggccaaaaaacaaatcaaattaCTTGAACAAAGGG TTAATATCCTTGCGGTTAACAATAATCCAGACAGCCTGGATGGCCAGCGATGTCTCCGCTCCTTCACCAGACGCATGCGAACGCCCTTCTCACATGGAAACTTCGACAACCTGGCCGATCGCAACAAGAATGTTATCACCAATATCTGA
- the Rat1 gene encoding 5'-3' exoribonuclease 2 homolog, translating into MGVPAFFRWLSRKYPSVIIECHENKQVDPDTGRNIYEDATLPNPNGIEFDNLYLDMNGIIHPCTHPEDKPAPKNEDEMMVAIFDCIDRLFGIVRPRKLLYMAIDGVAPRAKMNQQRSRRFRAAKETTEKRLEIARLREELLSRGCKLPPEKEKGEHFDSNCITPGTPFMDRLSKCLHYYVHDRLNNNPAWKGVKVILSDANVPGEGEHKIMDYIRKQRAQPDHDPNTQHVLCGADADLIMLGLATHEPNFTIIREEFLPNKPRPCDICNQFGHEMEKCNGLGATTGTNFKPDVPIGAEVRFIFVRLSVLREYLKQTLVMPNLPFDYSFERALDDWVFMCFFVGNDFLPHLPSLEIREGAVDRLVELYKKCVYKTRGYLTDSGDVNLDRVQLIMTDLGNAEDQIFKNRQRREQQFKARDKARRRQERNQDHRSLDQSVFGANAVGPNNQPGNIGNYKEAAAELRLGKRTGEVAGMDDEEEEDNDEVRLWEDGFKDRYYESKFDVAPGNLHFRYAVALQYVRGLCWVLKYYYQGCASWNWYFPYHYAPFASDFVNIQGLSTLFEKGTKPFNPLEQLMGVFPAASSSHVPEPWADLMSNPDSPIIDFYPEDFKIDLNGKKFAWQGVALLPFVDEKRLFKALVPYYDQLTSEEVKRNKRGDNFLYISKSSPHFKKVKRIANLEKTDDEDECKAISFNGMRGTLSKSDLNTAISGCLRSPIAGLPDISDNQIVTTLFKDPEYDEDYIFEAKRLPKAVDPPQVLAGEEGQKHGPVIGFNSHSNRAYIPDSGHRMVNAGMRNQGGGGGGGYQGGGGGYNQGQGYQNNSRNYNYNYNNNYNPQQGGSQQNYQGNYQNRNQQYGQNQRYQQDNNMNPQRNYNNYNNNGRTNNYQQQQGGNRQQYQNYRRF; encoded by the coding sequence atGGGAGTACCAGCATTCTTTCGGTGGCTTAGCCGAAAGTATCCGAGCGTGATTATCGAGTGCCACGAAAACAAGCAGGTGGACCCGGACACCGGCCGCAATATTTACGAGGACGCCACCCTTCCGAATCCAAATGGGATAGAATTTGACAACTTATACCTGGATATGAACGGTATTATACATCCGTGTACGCATCCGGAGGACAAGCCGGCACCCAAGAACGAGGACGAGATGATGGTAGCTATCTTCGATTGCATCGATCGCCTTTTTGGCATTGTCCGTCCCAGGAAGCTCCTCTACATGGCCATCGACGGTGTGGCGCCTCGGGCCAAGATGAACCAGCAGCGTTCACGTCGCTTCCGTGCTGCCAAGGAAACTACTGAAAAGAGGTTGGAGATTGCCCGATTGCGGGAGGAGCTACTGAGCCGTGGCTGCAAGTTGCCGCCCGAGAAGGAAAAGGGTGAGCACTTTGACTCCAACTGCATTACGCCCGGCACACCATTCATGGACCGGCTTAGCAAGTGCCTTCACTACTATGTGCACGACCGGTTGAACAACAACCCGGCCTGGAAGGGGGTCAAGGTGATTCTTTCGGATGCGAACGTGCCCGGCGAGGGTGAGCACAAGATCATGGACTACATAAGGAAGCAGCGTGCCCAGCCGGACCACGATCCCAACACTCAACATGTGCTGTGCGGAGCTGATGCTGATCTCATCATGCTGGGGCTGGCTACCCACGAGCCCAACTTCACCATTATCCGGGAGGAGTTCCTTCCGAATAAGCCCCGTCCCTGTGACATCTGCAACCAGTTCGGGCACGAAATGGAGAAATGCAACGGACTAGGAGCCACTACTGGAACGAATTTCAAGCCGGATGTCCCTATTGGCGCCGAGGTCAGGTTCATCTTTGTGCGACTGAGCGTGCTGAGGGAGTACCTGAAGCAGACGCTTGTGATGCCGAACTTGCCGTTCGATTACAGTTTCGAGCGTGCTCTGGACGATTGGGTATTCATGTGCTTCTTTGTGGGTAACGACTTTTTGCCCCATCTGCCCAGTCTGGAAATCCGGGAAGGGGCCGTCGACCGCTTAGTTGAGCTTTACAAGAAGTGCGTCTACAAGACAAGGGGCTACCTAACCGACTCTGGCGATGTCAATCTGGACCGCGTACAGCTGATTATGACGGATTTGGGCAACGCCGAAGATCAGATTTTCAAGAACCGACAGCGGCGCGAGCAGCAGTTTAAGGCCAGGGACAAGGCACGTCGTCGTCAGGAGAGGAACCAGGACCACCGGTCCTTGGATCAATCGGTTTTCGGGGCCAATGCCGTTGGACCAAACAACCAGCCGGGAAACATTGGAAACTATAAAGAAGCAGCTGCTGAGCTCCGTCTCGGAAAGCGAACGGGAGAGGTGGCGGGAATGGACGACGAAGAGGAGGAAGACAATGATGAAGTCAGACTATGGGAGGACGGGTTCAAGGACCGCTACTATGAGTCGAAGTTTGATGTGGCACCGGGAAATCTGCATTTCCGCTACGCCGTAGCCCTGCAGTATGTCAGAGGTCTGTGCTGGGTGCTGAAGTACTACTACCAGGGATGCGCTTCCTGGAACTGGTACTTCCCGTATCACTATGCTCCTTTTGCATCTGATTTCGTCAATATCCAGGGACTGTCTACCCTTTTTGAAAAGGGCACCAAGCCGTTTAATCCATTGGAGCAGCTGATGGGCGTCTTTCCGGCTGCCAGCAGCTCTCATGTGCCCGAGCCGTGGGCAGACCTGATGTCCAACCCGGACTCTCCAATTATCGATTTTTATCCAGAGGACTTCAAGATCGACTTGAACGGAAAGAAGTTCGCCTGGCAGGGAGTGGCCTTGTTGCCGTTTGTGGACGAGAAGCGGCTCTTCAAGGCCCTGGTGCCGTACTACGATCAACTGACGAGCGAGGAGGTGAAGCGCAACAAGCGGGGCGACAACTTCTTGTACATTTCAAAATCCAGTCCGCATTTTAAGAAGGTGAAGCGTATAGCTAATCTAGAGAAGACTGACGACGAAGATGAGTGCAAAGCCATCTCTTTCAATGGGATGCGGGGAACGCTGTCAAAGTCAGACCTTAACACTGCCATCAGTGGGTGCCTTCGGTCACCGATTGCCGGTCTTCCGGACATCTCAGATAACCAAATTGTAACCACTCTGTTCAAGGATCCAGAGTACGATgaagattatatatttgaggCGAAGCGTCTGCCAAAAGCTGTGGATCCACCACAAGTACTCGCAGGAGAAGAGGGCCAGAAGCATGGTCCGGTCATCGGTTTTAATAGTCACTCAAATAGAGCTTATATTCCAGACAGTGGACACCGCATGGTGAACGCCGGAATGCGTAATcaaggcggcggcggcgggggTGGATACCagggtggcggtggcggctaCAACCAAGGACAAGGCTATCAGAATAATAGCcgcaattataattataattacaaCAATAACTACAATCCCCAGCAAGGTGGCAGCCAGCAGAATTATCAGGGTAACTATCAGAACCGCAACCAGCAGTACGGCCAGAACCAGAGATACCAGCAGGACAACAACATGAATCCACAGCGCAactacaacaactacaatAATAATGGCAGGACAAACAActatcagcagcaacagggcGGTAACCGGCAGCAATACCAGAACTACCGACGATTTTAA
- the Polr1F gene encoding DNA-directed RNA polymerase I subunit RPA43 isoform X1, whose protein sequence is MAKILQKYIKFSTKELENYAANPGSCVRCINTDMHLAMGPYGMDSFKQALYELLIRTKVGIYDTRLDGICLGIKNIKMLGHTASLRADDPTMHLLINADFYVFRPVTGAILDGVVRLISKHQISVVIYRVFNTTIRFTNKRECREGITMDQEIKFRIKNFDISNVMPYIEGELITEEGEGAQKQNRSTKFGSPPPEVIDVKEENDEEMLDGLLEVLKQEPDLLPKEEEKEKTKKKSSGKRKKTENGEKEKKKTKKVKKEIKDEPV, encoded by the exons ATGGCCAAAATATTacagaaatatataaaattttcgacGAAGGAGCTGGAGAACTATGCCGCCAACCCAGGATCTTGCGTACGATGCATCAACACAGACATGCACCTAGCAATGGGCCCGTATGGGATGGACAGTTTCAAGCAAGCGCTCTACGAACTCCTCATCCGCACCAAGGTGGGAATCTACGATACCAGGCTTGACGGCATTTGTCTGGGTATCAAGAACATTAAGATGCTAGGTCACACAGCGTCCCTGCGGGCAGACGACCCTACCATGCACCTGCTCATTAATGCCGACTTCTACGTCTTCCGACCCGTTACGGGAGCCATCCTGGACGGAGTAGTGCGACTCATTTCGAAGCACCAGATCAGTGTCGTTATCTATCGCGTCTTCAACACCACCATCCGCTTCACAAACAAAAGGGAGTGTCGGGAAGGCATTACCATGGACCAGGAGATTAAGTTTCGCATTAAGAACTTTGACATAAGCAATGTGATGCCCTATATCGAGGGAGAACTTATAACGGAGGAGGGTGAAGGAGCTCAG AAACAGAACCGATCGACCAAGTTTGGCAGTCCCCCGCCGGAGGTAATAGATGTGAAGGAGGAGAACGACGAGGAGATGTTGGACGGCCTGCTGGAAGTATTAAAGCAGGAGCCAGATCTATTGCCaaaggaggaggagaaggaaAAGACCAAAAAGAAATCCTCGGGGAAACgtaaaaaaactgaaaatggcgagaaggagaagaaaaaaacgaaaaaagtaaagaaagaaataaaagacgagccagtgtaa
- the Polr1F gene encoding DNA-directed RNA polymerase I subunit RPA43 isoform X2 — protein MAKILQKYIKFSTKELENYAANPGSCVRCINTDMHLAMGPYGMDSFKQALYELLIRTKVGIYDTRLDGICLGIKNIKMLGHTASLRADDPTMHLLINADFYVFRPVTGAILDGVVRLISKHQISVVIYRVFNTTIRFTNKRECREGITMDQEIKFRIKNFDISNVMPYIEGELITEEGEGAQNRSTKFGSPPPEVIDVKEENDEEMLDGLLEVLKQEPDLLPKEEEKEKTKKKSSGKRKKTENGEKEKKKTKKVKKEIKDEPV, from the exons ATGGCCAAAATATTacagaaatatataaaattttcgacGAAGGAGCTGGAGAACTATGCCGCCAACCCAGGATCTTGCGTACGATGCATCAACACAGACATGCACCTAGCAATGGGCCCGTATGGGATGGACAGTTTCAAGCAAGCGCTCTACGAACTCCTCATCCGCACCAAGGTGGGAATCTACGATACCAGGCTTGACGGCATTTGTCTGGGTATCAAGAACATTAAGATGCTAGGTCACACAGCGTCCCTGCGGGCAGACGACCCTACCATGCACCTGCTCATTAATGCCGACTTCTACGTCTTCCGACCCGTTACGGGAGCCATCCTGGACGGAGTAGTGCGACTCATTTCGAAGCACCAGATCAGTGTCGTTATCTATCGCGTCTTCAACACCACCATCCGCTTCACAAACAAAAGGGAGTGTCGGGAAGGCATTACCATGGACCAGGAGATTAAGTTTCGCATTAAGAACTTTGACATAAGCAATGTGATGCCCTATATCGAGGGAGAACTTATAACGGAGGAGGGTGAAGGAGCTCAG AACCGATCGACCAAGTTTGGCAGTCCCCCGCCGGAGGTAATAGATGTGAAGGAGGAGAACGACGAGGAGATGTTGGACGGCCTGCTGGAAGTATTAAAGCAGGAGCCAGATCTATTGCCaaaggaggaggagaaggaaAAGACCAAAAAGAAATCCTCGGGGAAACgtaaaaaaactgaaaatggcgagaaggagaagaaaaaaacgaaaaaagtaaagaaagaaataaaagacgagccagtgtaa